The genomic DNA ATTTACGATTTATATTCTATTATTGCTCTTGGTCACAtagtttttctgtttatatGCTTTTTTGTACAGTGGATTTGAAATAACTCTCAACAAAAGAGTTGGACAGAccaatggatttaaaaaaaaaaaaacaattgttcaCTCTGTTTTTATGAAGCAAGATGtttaacctttttgttttttctagcTAATCCGATCACCCAGGACGAGATGTCCTCCTGCTGCCTCTTCAGCCTCAGTCCAAAGATCCAACCCAAAAACATCCTGCGCGCTCAGCTGTGGGTTCACCTGCGGCCGGCCGACATAGTTACCACTGTCTTCCTGCAGATCTCACGTCTAAAACCAGGAAAGGAAGGGAACAGCACCCGAGTGAGAGTCCGATCCCTGAAGATAGACACTGATGCTGGTGCAGGCTCCTGGCAGAGCATTGACATCAAGTCCCTTCTGCAGGCGTGGCTGCGTCAACCAGCGACCAACTATGGCATTGAGATCAATGCCTACGACTCCAAAGGAGAAGACCATGCTGTCACCTCAGTGAAGCCTGGAGAGGAAGGCCTGGTGAGTAGAGGGGGCATCCCAGTGTTATTTGACTTTCATGTATTGAACCAGGGCCTGTTCTTCAGTTCTGACTTATCTTTCAGATACCGTGATGTTATTCTACTAAAAAGATTCTATTAATAATTGATTCttgaaacacaaaaatgcaATCAGTTAATCTAGGAATAAGTTCAGCCTCTTTGTCTGCAGTTGGTAATTCTGCTGCATTGTGAGATCATTTAAATTCCTTTCCAGCAACCGTTCATTGAGGTGAAGATCCTCGACACTCCAAAGAGATCCCGCCGCGACTCAGGCCTCAACTGTGACGAGGAGTCTGCAGAGACCCGCTGCTGCCGCTATCCACTCACCGTCGACTTTGAAGAGTTCGGCTGGGACTGGATCATCGCACCAAAACGCTACCGGGCCAACTATTGCTCAGGAGAGTGTGAATTCATGCACCTGCAGCAGTACCCACATGCTCACCTGGTGAACAAGGCCAACCCACGGGG from Labrus mixtus chromosome 24, fLabMix1.1, whole genome shotgun sequence includes the following:
- the LOC132959765 gene encoding growth/differentiation factor 8-like; the encoded protein is MLLFLSLAVFFSAGFSMEMNQTSRLLVESGEQCSACDFREHSKQMRLHNIKSQILSILRLEQAPNISRDMIRQLLPKAPPLTQLLDQYNPRVEDEEHATTETIITMATTPNPITQDEMSSCCLFSLSPKIQPKNILRAQLWVHLRPADIVTTVFLQISRLKPGKEGNSTRVRVRSLKIDTDAGAGSWQSIDIKSLLQAWLRQPATNYGIEINAYDSKGEDHAVTSVKPGEEGLQPFIEVKILDTPKRSRRDSGLNCDEESAETRCCRYPLTVDFEEFGWDWIIAPKRYRANYCSGECEFMHLQQYPHAHLVNKANPRGTAGPCCTPTKMSPINMLYFNHKEQIIYGKLPSMVVDHCGCS